A single region of the Carassius gibelio isolate Cgi1373 ecotype wild population from Czech Republic chromosome A14, carGib1.2-hapl.c, whole genome shotgun sequence genome encodes:
- the LOC128027112 gene encoding cystine/glutamate transporter-like: MPRRTLSVPHPTGDPTPSNFGEKDPLKSNGDPHAGAPEEKVELRKKVTLLRGISIITGTIIGAGIFISPKGILKNSGSVGMSLVVWIACGILSLFGALSYAELGTSIKKSGGHYTYILEAFGPKMAFMRMWVDMIAIRPAGLAVIALAFGRYILEPLFMPCGVPEIAIKLATTIGLTAVMYLNSMSVSWTTRIQIFLTFTKLLTIAVIIVPGVYLLFKGETKNFENAFEVSTVHLSGLPLAFYSGMFAYAGWFYLNFVTEEVENPERTVPLAICISMAIVMICYTMTNVAYYTVMSAEELLASDAVAVTFAEKLMGNFSFAVPVFVALSCFGSMNGCLFAISRMFYVASREGQLPEVLAMIHIRRHTPLPAVIVLYPITLLILFLGDIYSLLNFMSFLRWLFIGVAVIGLIYMRYTRPDMPRPFKVPIFIPAVFSLTCFFMVFLSLYSDPINTGIGFAISLTGIPAYYIFIQCERKPKWFQKFSDYVNRSLQIILEVVPADQ, encoded by the exons ATGCCCAGAAGGACTTTGTCAGTTCCGCATCCCACCGGGGATCCAACTCCAAGTAATTTTGGAGAGAAAGACCCTCTCAAATCAAATGGAGACCCCCATGCTGGAGCCCCCGAGGAGAAGGTGGAACTTCGGAAGAAGGTGACCCTGCTCAGGGGAATCTCTATCATCACTGGGACGATCATTGGAGCGGGAATATTCATTTCTCCAAAGGGAATTCTGAAAAACTCAGGCAGCGTGGGAATGTCACTGGTGGTGTGGATTGCCTGTGGGATTCTCTCTCTTTTCG GTGCTCTATCATATGCTGAGCTGGGTACAAGTATTAAAAAGTCTGGTGGCCATTACACGTACATTCTGGAGGCGTTTGGTCCGAAAATGGCTTTTATGAGAATGTGGGTTGACATGATTGCCATAAG ACCTGCAGGTTTGGCTGTGATCGCTCTGGCATTTGGCCGCTATATCTTAGAGCCCCTCTTCATGCCATGTGGAGTTCCTGAAATTGCCATTAAATTGGCCACAACCATCGGACTCA CTGCGGTAATGTATCTTAACAGCATGAGTGTAAGCTGGACTACCAGAATCCAGATCTTCCTCACATTCACCAAGCTGCTCACTATTGCCGTTATCATTGTTCCAGGAGTATACCTACTTTTCAAAG GGGAGACCAAAAACTTTGAGAATGCATTTGAGGTCAGCACCGTACATTTGTCAGGACTTCCTCTCGCCTTCTACTCAGGGATGTTCGCCTATGCCGGCTG GTTTTACTTGAATTTTGTGACTGAGGAGGTGGAGAATCCTGAGAG GACGGTGCCTCTTGCCATCTGCATCTCCATGGCGATAGTAATGATCTGTTACACAATGACAAACGTGGCATATTACACTGTGATGTCAGCAGAAGAGCTGTTAGCCTCCGATGCCGTAGCTGTG ACTTTTGCAGAGAAACTGATGGGAAACTTCTCTTTTGCAGTTCCAGTTTTTGTGGCTCTGTCTTGCTTTGGGTCCATGAATGGATGCCTTTTTGCTATCTCAAG AATGTTCTATGTGGCCTCTCGAGAAGGTCAGCTTCCTGAAGTTCTCGCCATGATTCACATACGCCGACACACGCCATTACCGGCTGTGATAGTCCTG TATCCAATCACACTACTGATCCTCTTCCTAGGGGACATCTACAGCCTGCTGAACTTCATGAGCTTCCTGCGCTGGTTGTTCATCGGGGTTGCTGTCATCGGCCTCATCTACATGCGCTACACACGCCCTGATATGCCCCGACCATTTAAG gTCCCTATTTTCATCCCTGCTGTGTTCTCCCTCACCTGCTTCTTCATGGTCTTCCTTTCTCTATATTCAGATCCAATTAATACTGGTATTGGCTTCGCCATCTCTCTCACAGGCATCCCTGCATACTACATATTCATCCAATGCGAAAGAAAACCCAAATGGTTCCAGAAATTCTCAG ATTATGTGAACAGATCACTACAAATCATCCTAGAAGTGGTTCCTGCCGATCAATGA